CGCCGCTCTCGCCGACGAAGTTGCCCAGGCCCTCGTGGTACAGCTGCGAGCTGTCGGTCTTGCAGCGGTTGAGCAGGTGCATCGCGCGCCAGCGGCCGTCGTCCTCGCGCAGCAGGAAGGCCAGGTGGCTGTGGCGCAGGCCATAGCGGCTCAGGTCCTGGCCACCGCGCGCGGCCACCACCACGTCCACGTCGGGCAGCGCGTCGAGACGCTCGGCGGTGGTCCAGGCCACGTCCAGCATTGCCGCCTGCGACGCCACGCTCGGGTAGCGCTCGCGGCACTCGGTGCTGTTGGCCCAAGCGGGTGCGGTCGCCAGCAGGCTGGCGATCAGCAGCGCGGCGCGGGGCAGGCGGGAAAAACAATCCATGTCGGTACCTTCAACGGCGGGCAGGCCCGCGCGCCGATCATACGCTGCTCAGCGCAGCGGGCGATCCACGCCCTTGCGCTGGAGTTCCCTGTCGCAGGCATCGCTGATCGGGGCGATCGGCAGCGGTGGGCGCTCGCCCGTCTTCGGATCTCGCAGCGCTGGCTGATCGCGGTATGCATCCAGCTGCTGCTGGCACTGGTAAGAAATCGGGTCCAGCTCGGTGGGCGTGGTGGAGCAGGCAGCGAGCAGGGCCAGGGGCAGCAGGAGCAGGGTGCGCATGAAGACGTTCAGCGTGATGGGGGAAGCTGGACTCTAACGGTGCGGGCAGATCGAAATGTTCAGAAATCGCTGCGCGGCCGGCACTACCCCAATGCCAGCCGCGCTTTCACTTCGGCCGCGATCCGCGCGGTCTCGCGCAGTGGCTCGATGCGGTCGTACTGCCAGTCCAGCCAGTGCGCCTGCAATCGCCCGCGCTCGCGCAGCTGTTGCTGGAAGCGCGCCAGCCGCCCCTGCACGGTATCGGCCAGCGCCACCATCACCGGCATGCGAGTGGCACAAGCTTCAGAGAGCAGGTTCACCGAATCGGGCGAGACCACCACGCGGTTGGCCCAGCCGAGCAGGCCGCCATAGGGATTGGTGCCGTCGCCCCCATCGCCCCAGATCACGTGTGGCAGGTCGGCGAACTTCGCGCGCAGGATCTCCGCCAAGGCCGGCGGCGTGCGCCGCGAGGTGGTCGCCAGCAGGCTGCCGCCTTCGCTGCGGATCTGGTCGGCCAGCGCCTGGAACACGCCGACCATCGCCGTCTCATCCCACGGCGCCAGCGGTGTCGGGCCGCCCACCAGCAACGCGGTGCGCGGACCGGGCAGGGTACTGAAGCCAGCGAACGCGGCGCGGCCCCAGGCCAGCCAGTCATCGTCCACCGGGTTGAGGCTGCCGAGCAGGGTCAGCACGTTGCTGCCGCGCAGGGCATCGTGTTCGGGCACCACCACCACATCCCAGTGACGCGCGCCGATGCGCGGGTCGAGGATCTGCACCACCTGGCTGCCACGTGCGCGCAGCACGCGCAGTGCGCCAGCGGCTTGTCGGCCACAACCGATCGCCAGCGCCGGAGCGTCGGCAGCCAGCGTCGCGAAGGCCTCGCCGTAGCCGTTCACATCACCGGGCAGGCGCCGCGGCGACAGCCAGCGCCAGGGCGCGCGTGGCTGCAGCAGCAGCGGCCGATGGGTGCCCTGGCGCAGCGCCGAGGCCAGCGCGACCGCTTGGCGGACATTGCCCGCACGGCCGTCCGTGACCGTCCAGGGCGCGCTCGATCGTTTCACCATTGGCATTAATTCGTTTCAGCCCTGCTGGGTGTTGCAACAGTCGCGACACTCTACACTGCGGCTCGTCGATTCGCCCCGCGCCGCCCGCGGGCACTGACTTCCCTTAGCCGCCCTGGAGATCCACCGATGTCCCACGCGCTCGACGCTGCTGCCCTCGATCAGCTGTTCCGCACTGCCCGTACCCAGAACGCCTTCCTCGACAAGCCGGTCCCGGCCAGCCTGCTGCAGGAACTGTACGACCTGGTGAAGTGGGGCCCGACCGCGGCCAACACCACGCCGGCCCGCTTCGTCTTCGTCACCTCGAAGGAAGCCAAGGACAAGCTGGCCCCGGCCCTGTCCGAAGGCAACCTGGCCAAGACCATGGCCGCCCCGGTCACCGCCATCATCGGCTTCGACCTGGACTTCCACGAGAAGCTGCCGTACCTGTTCCCGCACACCGATGCCAAGGCCTGGTTCGACGGCCCGCAGGAAGGCCGCCACGAAGCCGCCATCCGCAACGGCAGCCTGCAGGGTGCCTACCTGATCCTGGCCGCGCGCGCGCTGGGCCTGGATGCCGGCCCGATGTCCGGCTTCGATGCGGCCAAGGTGGATGAAGCCTTCTTCGCCGGCACCTCCATCAAGTCGAATTTCCTGGTCAACCTGGGTTACGGTGACCCGGCGGGCCTGTTCCCGCGTCTGCCGCGCCTGTCGTTCGACGAAGCGGCGCGCATCGCGTAAGTCGCTGTATCGATTCCGGGCCGCCCCCTTGGCGGTCCCTGCTGTACCCACCCTACGATCCGGAGAGTTCCTGAGATGAGCGCCACCCGTAAACTGCTGCTGCCGCTGGCCCTGACCCTGGCCATCGCCGCCTGCTCCAAGCCGGCCGACACCGCTGCCCCGGCCGCCGATGCTGCCGCCCCGGCCACCACCGAACAGGCTGCCACCCCGGCTGCCGATGCCGCCGCCGCTGCGCCGGCCGCTGAAGCGATCAAGATCGCCTCGGGCACCTACAAGTTGGACCCGACCCACACCGACGTGCTGGCGCAGTGGAGCCACTTCGGCTTCTCCAACCCGAGCGCGCACTTCGGCAACGTCGAAGGCACCCTGGTGTACAACGCCGAAGACGTGACCAAGTCCACCGTGGAAGTGAAGCTGCCGCTGAGCGGCCTGAACAGCTTCACCGCCAAGTTCGACGAGCACCTGAAGAGCGCCGACTTCTTCGACGCCGCCAAGTTCGCCGATGCCACCTTCAAGAGCACCAAGGTGGAAGCCGCTGGCACCAACAAGCTGACCGTTACCGGCGACCTGACCATCAAGGGCATCACCAAGCCGGTCACCCTGGACGTCACCGTCAACGGCGGCGGCGAGCACCCGATGGCCAAGGTTCCGGCCGCCGGCTTCGATGCCACCACCACCCTGAAGCGCAGCGATTTCGGCGTCGGCGCGTATGCTCCGAACGTCAGCGATGAAGTGAAGATCCGCATCACCACCGAAGCCACCGGCGAAAAGCCGGCTGCTTGATGCACCCAACTCACTCGTCGTGAGAAGGCAGAAGGCCCGCTGAAAAGCGGGCCTTCTTTTTGGGTTCGGGGGAACACGCGTTGGTAGATGCCAACCTTGGTTGGCGCACAAGCACTCCGCAGGCCAACCAAGGTTGGCCACTACCGGTTCGTGCAGGGCCGGAGAGTGCTTTGGTAGGTGCCAACCTTGGTTGGCACACGGGCACTCTGCAGGCCAACCAAGGTTGGCCACTACCGGTTCGTGCAGGGCCGGAGAGTGCTTTGGTAGGTGCCAACCTTGGTTGGCGCACGGGCGCTCTGCGGGCCAACCAAGGT
This portion of the Stenotrophomonas sp. WZN-1 genome encodes:
- a CDS encoding mitochondrial fission ELM1 family protein encodes the protein MVKRSSAPWTVTDGRAGNVRQAVALASALRQGTHRPLLLQPRAPWRWLSPRRLPGDVNGYGEAFATLAADAPALAIGCGRQAAGALRVLRARGSQVVQILDPRIGARHWDVVVVPEHDALRGSNVLTLLGSLNPVDDDWLAWGRAAFAGFSTLPGPRTALLVGGPTPLAPWDETAMVGVFQALADQIRSEGGSLLATTSRRTPPALAEILRAKFADLPHVIWGDGGDGTNPYGGLLGWANRVVVSPDSVNLLSEACATRMPVMVALADTVQGRLARFQQQLRERGRLQAHWLDWQYDRIEPLRETARIAAEVKARLALG
- a CDS encoding YceI family protein, which produces MSATRKLLLPLALTLAIAACSKPADTAAPAADAAAPATTEQAATPAADAAAAAPAAEAIKIASGTYKLDPTHTDVLAQWSHFGFSNPSAHFGNVEGTLVYNAEDVTKSTVEVKLPLSGLNSFTAKFDEHLKSADFFDAAKFADATFKSTKVEAAGTNKLTVTGDLTIKGITKPVTLDVTVNGGGEHPMAKVPAAGFDATTTLKRSDFGVGAYAPNVSDEVKIRITTEATGEKPAA
- a CDS encoding malonic semialdehyde reductase, which translates into the protein MSHALDAAALDQLFRTARTQNAFLDKPVPASLLQELYDLVKWGPTAANTTPARFVFVTSKEAKDKLAPALSEGNLAKTMAAPVTAIIGFDLDFHEKLPYLFPHTDAKAWFDGPQEGRHEAAIRNGSLQGAYLILAARALGLDAGPMSGFDAAKVDEAFFAGTSIKSNFLVNLGYGDPAGLFPRLPRLSFDEAARIA